One Rosa chinensis cultivar Old Blush chromosome 3, RchiOBHm-V2, whole genome shotgun sequence DNA window includes the following coding sequences:
- the LOC121052384 gene encoding G-type lectin S-receptor-like serine/threonine-protein kinase At4g27290 — protein sequence MKKDLWSFFILTHSQIANALKMLLKSLLLFLLFQVCTSRDTLRSNEELKDDDGGLLVSKESSFELGFFSPGNSSNRYVGIWYSQSKVSEKTVVWIANRDNPINDTSGVFTINSFWIQET from the exons ATGAAAAAGGATCTCTGGTCATTTTTTATATTGACACATAGCCAGATTGCAAACGCCCTGAAAATGCTGTTGAAATCTctgcttctcttcctcctcttccaagTTTGCACTTCCAGGGACACCTTAAGATCGAACGAAGaactgaaggatgatgatggtggacttCTGGTGTCCAAAGAAAGCAGCTTTGAGTTGGGTTTCTTCAGCCCTGGAAATTCTAGCAACCGCTATGTTGGGATTTGGTATTCTCAATCTAAAGTATCTGAGAAAACAGTGGTGTGGATCGCAAACAGAGACAACCCCATCAATGATACCTCTGGAGTTTTCACCATAAACAG CTTTTGGATACAGGAAACTTAG